One genomic region from Solwaraspora sp. WMMD792 encodes:
- a CDS encoding BTAD domain-containing putative transcriptional regulator, whose product MGGPRSQRLLAAMLLNANRPVSVDALIAAAWDGDPPRTARRQVLNRIAGLRATLTRAGGAVDTRTAGYLLRVAPEQVDALAFDSLVRQAATAPDDARSVSMYRQALALWRGPALAGLRGGFLEAEAAGLDERRLCVHADCIERELARGEADRLVPELRRLVAEHPFRERFAGLLITTLTHAGRRAEALDAYRELRERLVSELGFEPSAALQALHQAALRDAPASTAAASQPAPRQQPRDVPTFTGRHQELATIRRLFGTGTTGPVAVVAVQGVGGIGKSALAVHAAHRFADRFPDGVLYADLRGATAGLAPVSPLDALHRFLRALDAAPVRLPMDVDEAAAMFRSAVADLCLLVVLDNARDAAQVAPLLPGGGGCGVIVTSRRMLSTLDGAHHIQLEPLTEQEGLAQLTGTVGNERIAADPQAARELVRWCGRFPLALRIAGARLAAHSGWTVRDFAARLADEQRRLDELEVADLSVRASIALSHRKLRGSADPIDRDAATAIATLSIWDGPDVSDLFAARLMDRPPTAAARALERLVAASLLDSEVPGRYHHHDLIRLYGREQATISLRGAERAAALTRAIGWYVGTVWGTYPLLRPGDRRPQTVGDQWTGDATAFPDPDSALRWLDDERSNHLVALHQAAANPAVPASLVVQLGQGLYAFHRVRNSWGDVSAINSLVLEVAARSDDNSALAVAHTDMGAALCQLERFDEAAEHLRTAIARHRAIGDRHGHAQALALMGNVHQAEGRSQEALMCYQACLAVNEELGDLRGQAMNLGNLGLVWRLLGRYDEAQRAHERGMALFRELGDRYGQAIGLTNLASLYRDTERYDAAVTVLQECLETYRSVGDRFGQAKVHLERGMVRRLQQRYQEALADQRTAAAALRELGRRQSLAESLRESGLILHLLGQFSAARHDWQEALGLFLSLGIRSEAAQVRRLLAPLDATTRPA is encoded by the coding sequence GTGGGTGGGCCGCGGTCGCAGCGACTACTGGCCGCGATGCTGCTCAACGCCAACCGCCCGGTATCGGTTGACGCGCTGATCGCGGCCGCCTGGGACGGCGATCCACCGAGGACGGCCCGCCGGCAGGTCCTCAACCGTATCGCCGGCCTCCGGGCCACGCTCACCCGCGCCGGGGGCGCCGTCGACACCCGCACCGCTGGCTACCTGCTGCGGGTCGCGCCGGAGCAGGTCGACGCCCTCGCGTTCGACAGCCTCGTCCGGCAGGCCGCCACGGCACCCGACGACGCGAGGTCCGTCTCGATGTACCGGCAGGCGCTCGCACTGTGGCGAGGTCCCGCGCTCGCCGGTCTACGGGGCGGGTTCCTCGAAGCGGAGGCGGCCGGACTCGACGAGCGGCGCCTTTGCGTACACGCCGACTGCATCGAGCGCGAACTGGCCCGTGGCGAGGCCGACCGGCTCGTCCCGGAGCTGCGCCGGCTGGTCGCCGAGCACCCGTTCCGGGAGCGGTTCGCCGGGCTGCTGATCACCACCCTGACTCACGCCGGCCGGCGGGCCGAGGCCCTGGATGCCTACCGGGAGCTTCGCGAACGCCTCGTCTCCGAGCTCGGCTTCGAGCCGAGCGCGGCCCTGCAGGCGCTGCACCAGGCCGCCCTGCGGGACGCGCCGGCGTCGACCGCCGCCGCGTCACAGCCAGCACCACGACAGCAGCCGCGCGACGTGCCCACCTTCACCGGCCGCCACCAGGAGCTCGCCACGATACGGCGGCTGTTCGGCACCGGCACCACCGGACCCGTGGCGGTGGTCGCGGTGCAAGGAGTGGGCGGCATCGGCAAGTCGGCTCTGGCCGTACACGCCGCCCACCGGTTCGCCGACCGGTTCCCCGACGGTGTCCTCTACGCCGATCTACGCGGCGCTACCGCCGGTCTCGCCCCGGTGAGCCCACTCGACGCCCTGCACCGGTTCCTGCGGGCGCTCGACGCCGCACCGGTCCGCCTGCCGATGGACGTCGACGAGGCTGCGGCGATGTTCCGCTCGGCAGTCGCCGACCTGTGCCTGCTTGTCGTGCTCGACAACGCACGCGACGCCGCCCAGGTCGCGCCCCTGCTACCCGGCGGCGGCGGATGCGGCGTGATCGTGACCAGCCGCCGGATGCTGAGCACTCTCGACGGTGCACACCACATCCAGCTGGAACCCCTCACCGAGCAGGAGGGCCTAGCCCAGCTGACCGGGACCGTCGGGAACGAGCGCATCGCCGCCGATCCGCAGGCCGCGCGTGAGCTGGTCCGTTGGTGTGGCCGGTTCCCGCTGGCGCTGCGGATCGCGGGCGCGCGACTGGCGGCCCACTCCGGGTGGACGGTGCGGGACTTCGCCGCGCGGCTCGCCGACGAGCAGCGCCGCCTCGACGAACTTGAGGTGGCCGACCTCAGCGTCCGCGCGAGCATCGCCCTGTCCCACCGGAAGCTGCGCGGCAGTGCCGACCCCATCGACCGGGACGCCGCGACCGCGATCGCGACCCTCAGCATCTGGGACGGGCCGGACGTCAGCGACCTGTTCGCCGCCCGGCTGATGGACCGGCCCCCGACCGCGGCCGCCCGGGCGTTGGAACGGCTCGTCGCCGCGAGCCTGCTCGACAGCGAGGTGCCCGGCCGCTACCACCACCACGACCTCATCCGCCTGTACGGCCGTGAGCAGGCCACCATCTCCTTGCGTGGCGCGGAGCGGGCCGCCGCACTCACCCGGGCCATCGGTTGGTACGTCGGTACGGTCTGGGGGACGTACCCCCTGCTGCGCCCCGGCGACCGCCGCCCGCAGACCGTGGGAGACCAGTGGACAGGCGACGCCACCGCGTTCCCGGACCCCGACTCGGCGCTGCGCTGGCTCGACGACGAGCGCAGCAACCACCTGGTGGCGCTGCACCAGGCCGCGGCGAATCCGGCTGTACCGGCCAGCCTGGTCGTCCAGCTCGGTCAGGGCCTGTATGCCTTCCACCGGGTTCGCAACTCCTGGGGCGACGTGTCGGCCATCAACAGCCTGGTGCTCGAGGTGGCCGCCCGCAGCGACGACAATTCCGCACTGGCCGTCGCCCACACCGACATGGGCGCGGCACTGTGCCAGCTGGAACGGTTCGACGAGGCCGCCGAACACCTGCGTACCGCGATCGCCCGGCACCGCGCCATCGGCGACCGGCACGGCCATGCCCAGGCGCTGGCGCTGATGGGCAACGTCCACCAGGCCGAGGGACGCAGCCAGGAGGCGCTGATGTGCTACCAGGCGTGTCTGGCCGTCAACGAGGAGCTGGGTGACCTGCGCGGCCAGGCCATGAACCTGGGCAACCTGGGCCTGGTGTGGCGTCTGCTCGGCCGTTACGACGAGGCTCAGCGCGCCCACGAGCGGGGCATGGCACTCTTCCGGGAGCTCGGCGACCGTTACGGGCAGGCCATCGGGCTCACCAACCTGGCCAGCCTCTACCGGGACACCGAGCGCTACGACGCGGCGGTCACCGTCCTGCAGGAATGTCTGGAGACGTACCGCAGCGTCGGCGATCGCTTCGGCCAGGCCAAGGTCCACCTGGAGCGGGGCATGGTGCGCCGGCTCCAGCAGCGCTACCAGGAGGCGCTGGCCGACCAACGCACCGCAGCCGCTGCCCTGCGTGAACTGGGCCGGCGGCAGAGCCTGGCTGAAAGCCTCCGCGAATCCGGCCTGATCCTGCACCTGCTCGGCCAGTTCTCGGCTGCCCGGCACGACTGGCAGGAGGCGCTGGGCCTGTTCCTGAGCCTCGGGATACGGTCCGAGGCCGCCCAGGTTCGGCGGCTGCTCGCACCACTTGACGCGACGACCCGCCCAGCTTGA
- a CDS encoding ABC transporter permease: MSAHALAGPAAAVAGLRNHPLRDSVTMLRRNLRRMLRYPSMTVTLVGMPVVFLLLFVYVFGGTLGAGLGELGATMSGGTLPGGGAGGRAAYVNYVAPAIILMTVTATVQGTAISIAMDMTEGIISRFRTMHIARGSVLTGHVLGSMIQAVVSLAVVIGVALLVGFRPTAGPVEWLAAAGFLLVVTFALVWLSVALGQVSRSVETASNLPMPLILLPLLGSGFVPTDSMPAGLRWFAEYQPFTPIIETLRGLLMDEPVGDNGWIALAWCAAIALGGYLWSKRLFDREP, encoded by the coding sequence ATGAGCGCCCACGCCCTGGCCGGCCCGGCCGCCGCCGTCGCCGGCCTGCGTAACCACCCGCTGCGCGACTCGGTGACGATGCTGCGCCGCAACCTCAGACGCATGCTGCGCTACCCGTCGATGACCGTGACCCTCGTCGGGATGCCCGTCGTCTTCCTGCTGCTGTTCGTCTACGTGTTCGGCGGCACCCTCGGCGCCGGGCTCGGCGAACTCGGCGCGACGATGTCCGGCGGGACGCTTCCCGGCGGCGGGGCCGGTGGGCGCGCCGCGTACGTCAACTACGTGGCACCGGCGATCATCCTGATGACCGTGACGGCCACCGTCCAGGGGACGGCGATCTCGATCGCCATGGACATGACCGAAGGCATCATCAGCCGATTCCGTACGATGCACATCGCCCGCGGCTCGGTGCTGACCGGACACGTCCTGGGCAGCATGATCCAGGCGGTGGTCAGCCTGGCGGTCGTCATCGGCGTGGCGCTGCTGGTCGGCTTCCGGCCCACGGCCGGGCCGGTCGAGTGGCTGGCCGCCGCCGGATTCCTGCTGGTGGTGACCTTCGCGCTCGTCTGGCTGTCCGTCGCGCTCGGCCAGGTGAGCCGCAGCGTCGAGACGGCCAGCAACCTGCCGATGCCGCTGATCCTGCTGCCGTTGCTCGGCAGCGGGTTCGTCCCCACCGACTCGATGCCGGCCGGGCTGCGCTGGTTCGCCGAGTACCAGCCGTTCACCCCGATCATCGAAACCCTGCGCGGCCTGCTGATGGACGAGCCGGTCGGCGACAACGGGTGGATCGCGCTCGCCTGGTGCGCGGCCATCGCGCTCGGCGGATACCTCTGGTCGAAACGACTGTTCGACCGCGAGCCCTGA
- a CDS encoding ATP-binding cassette domain-containing protein: MTSTQPQPAIAATGLRKAYGDHVVLDGIDLHVPAGTVFSLLGANGAGKTTTVKILSTLIRPDAGDARVAGHDLTRDPDAVRAAIGVTGQFSAVDNLLTGAENLRLMADLHHLGRADRQRRVAGLLDQFDLTEAAGKPASTYSGGMRRRLDLAMTLVGDPRVIFLDEPTTGLDPRSRRTMWQIVRGLVADGVTIFLTTQYLAEADELADRIALLDHGRVVAEGTAEELKRRIPGGHIRLRFADQRRLDAATRVLDQTPAALGQAAHSLGQATRDHDPLALRVPSDGSLQALKTLIGRLDAQAVEVDELSVHTPDLDDVFLALTGDPSDDKVTTR; this comes from the coding sequence ATGACCTCCACGCAGCCCCAGCCGGCGATCGCCGCCACCGGGCTCCGCAAGGCGTACGGCGATCACGTCGTGCTCGACGGCATCGACCTGCACGTACCGGCGGGAACGGTCTTCTCGCTGCTCGGCGCGAACGGCGCCGGGAAGACCACCACGGTCAAGATCCTGTCCACGCTGATCCGACCGGACGCCGGGGACGCCCGGGTCGCCGGGCACGACCTCACCCGCGACCCCGACGCGGTACGCGCCGCGATCGGCGTCACCGGCCAGTTCTCGGCGGTGGACAACCTGCTCACCGGCGCGGAGAACCTGCGACTGATGGCCGACCTGCACCACCTCGGCCGGGCCGACCGGCAGCGGCGCGTCGCCGGACTGCTCGACCAGTTCGACCTGACCGAGGCGGCCGGCAAACCGGCGTCGACCTACTCCGGCGGCATGCGGCGGCGACTCGACCTGGCGATGACCCTGGTCGGCGACCCCCGGGTGATCTTCCTCGACGAGCCGACCACCGGGCTCGACCCGCGCAGCCGACGCACCATGTGGCAGATCGTCCGGGGCCTGGTCGCCGACGGCGTCACCATCTTCCTGACCACCCAGTACCTGGCCGAAGCCGACGAACTGGCCGACCGGATCGCGCTGCTCGACCACGGGCGGGTGGTCGCCGAAGGGACCGCCGAGGAGCTCAAACGCCGCATCCCCGGCGGGCACATCCGGCTGCGCTTCGCCGACCAGCGACGCCTCGACGCGGCCACCCGCGTACTCGACCAGACACCAGCAGCGCTCGGCCAGGCAGCCCACTCACTCGGCCAGGCCACCCGCGACCACGACCCGCTCGCCCTGCGGGTGCCCAGCGACGGCAGCCTGCAGGCGCTGAAGACCCTGATCGGCCGGCTCGACGCCCAGGCCGTCGAAGTCGACGAATTGTCCGTACACACACCCGACCTCGACGACGTCTTCCTCGCCCTGACCGGCGACCCCTCCGACGACAAGGTGACCACCCGATGA
- a CDS encoding DUF4097 family beta strand repeat-containing protein, with translation MPTFDTPEPISVTLELGSGDVRIAASDRTDTVVEVRPSDAADDSDVAAAARVRVDYANGTLRITGPKSPAFDFSRRTRSAEVSIELPSGSQVSAELQLGDVRCTGRLGQCRVKTAAGNAWLELTGPLRVDTAAGHVTVDGVTGDARIATGSGKVQLGEIDGTAVVKNSNGETTIDAVTGDVRVRAANGDIRVERAGAGVDAKTSNGSIRLGEVVRGSVVLGTAMGNLDVGIAEGTAAWLEVKTDFGQVHNLLETATRPDDADETVEVRARVSYGDITIHRS, from the coding sequence ATGCCTACTTTCGACACACCCGAACCGATCTCCGTCACCCTCGAACTCGGCAGCGGCGACGTACGGATCGCCGCGAGCGACCGCACCGACACCGTCGTCGAGGTCCGCCCCAGCGACGCAGCCGACGACTCCGACGTGGCCGCCGCCGCCCGGGTACGCGTCGACTACGCCAACGGCACCCTGCGGATCACCGGCCCGAAGTCACCCGCCTTCGACTTCTCCCGCCGGACCCGATCGGCCGAGGTGTCCATCGAACTGCCCAGCGGCTCCCAGGTCTCCGCCGAACTGCAGCTGGGCGACGTCCGCTGCACCGGACGGCTCGGGCAGTGCCGGGTCAAGACCGCCGCCGGAAACGCCTGGCTGGAGCTGACCGGCCCGCTGCGGGTGGACACCGCAGCCGGCCACGTCACCGTCGACGGCGTCACCGGCGACGCCCGGATCGCCACCGGCTCCGGCAAGGTCCAGCTCGGCGAGATCGACGGCACCGCCGTGGTCAAGAACTCCAACGGCGAGACCACGATCGACGCGGTCACCGGCGACGTACGGGTGCGGGCGGCCAACGGCGACATCCGCGTCGAACGGGCCGGCGCCGGCGTCGACGCGAAGACGTCCAACGGCAGCATCCGCCTCGGCGAGGTGGTGCGCGGCTCGGTCGTGCTCGGCACCGCCATGGGCAACCTGGACGTCGGCATCGCCGAGGGCACCGCCGCCTGGCTGGAAGTGAAGACCGACTTCGGGCAGGTCCACAACCTGCTGGAGACCGCCACCCGGCCCGACGACGCCGACGAGACCGTCGAGGTACGCGCCCGCGTCTCCTACGGCGACATCACCATCCACCGCTCCTGA
- a CDS encoding ribbon-helix-helix protein, CopG family, with amino-acid sequence MDLTSYVSNLGREFATLAETGGDEARALVERLTGSLESAIRMTLLDALSAAADEITRDLAPGSVELRLRGRDPQFVVTAPPADPTGPTGPAGGDAPATDDGTPDSDLLTAEDGPVARINVRLPEQLKAAIEEAAAKEGRSVNAWLVRAAATTVQQGGRDRRRDERGTGKRSTQTFTGWVR; translated from the coding sequence ATGGACCTGACGTCGTACGTGAGCAACCTCGGGCGGGAGTTCGCCACCCTCGCCGAAACCGGCGGAGACGAGGCACGGGCACTGGTCGAGCGCCTGACCGGGTCGCTCGAGTCAGCCATCCGGATGACCCTGCTGGACGCGCTGTCGGCCGCCGCCGACGAGATCACCCGCGACCTGGCACCCGGCTCGGTGGAACTGCGGCTGCGAGGACGCGACCCGCAGTTCGTCGTCACCGCGCCACCCGCCGATCCGACCGGTCCGACCGGACCCGCCGGCGGGGACGCCCCAGCGACGGACGACGGCACACCGGACAGCGACCTGCTGACCGCCGAGGACGGCCCGGTCGCGCGGATCAACGTACGCCTGCCCGAGCAGCTCAAGGCCGCCATCGAGGAGGCCGCCGCCAAGGAGGGGCGCTCGGTCAACGCCTGGCTGGTCCGAGCTGCGGCCACCACCGTCCAGCAGGGCGGCCGGGACCGGCGTCGCGACGAACGCGGCACCGGGAAACGGAGCACGCAGACCTTCACCGGCTGGGTGCGCTAG
- a CDS encoding ThuA domain-containing protein produces MFRRLALCLVMVLVTISFSAVPAQAQADFTVLVFSKTAGFRHDSIPAGIAAIEQLGAQHNFTVETTEDAGQFTTANLSRFQAVIWLSTTGDVLNASQQSAFESFIRGGGGYAGIHAAADTEYNWQWYGNLVGAYFASHPANQNATVRIEDSSHPSTAGLPTAWNRYDEWYNYRTNPRSDNHILATVDESTYTGGTMGSDHPIAWCRGYDGGRSWYTGMGHTNESFSDANFRSHVLGGIQYAAQGAGNCSTSQTPPGYSEVTLAKGVAEVGEPMGMTVLPNRGVLHTSREGTIRYTDAAGNTKVALTIPVYTHDEEGLQSIEADPNFATNRWVYVYYSPPLNTPGGDAPSTGSASQFAPFNGYNRLSRFTVNADHTLDRSSEVTVLQVPTSRGMCCHVGGDIDFDADGNLYLSTGDDTNPFDSSGYTPIDERSNRNPAYDAQRTAGNSNDLRGKVLRIRPSANGGYTIPAGNMFPAGTANTKPEIYAMGFRNPFRMSVDKATGIVYLGEYGPDASTANPNRGPANHVAFERIAQPGFYGWPYCSNYNTPYIDFTFPSGPSGAPFNCSGGPVNNSPNNSGITQLPPSQRAWLPYGGEQNPPELCCGGLSPMDAVVYNYDPSLASDVKFPASMNGKVFIGEFGRRWIKTVTVTGSGGVGSIDPFPDYTGTQVMDLEFGPDGALYVLDYGTGWGSGDASSAVYRIEYSSGGGRSPIAAASADPTTGNAPLTVQFSSAGTSDPDGDAITYAWDFTTDGSTDSTQPNPSYTYTSNGEFTATLTVRDSTGRSATASVVIGVGRPTVTLDLPRNGRLFEFGDAIPFEVTVTDPDASTIDCSRVKVNYLLGHDSHAHGISSATGCSGTLQTTEDGEHDPNANIFGVMIAEYTPAGETIPVTSAQTVLQPRTRQAEHYGDQQGTTLVEKASAHGGSAVGYIENGDWISFTPYNLAGATSFTARVASAGSGGTISLRTGSASGPVIGTATVSPTGDWETWTTVTGTLTPPSGTQNLFLVFTGGSSYLFDVDEFTFRGGGTTPPPTTAPPTTAPPTTAPPTTAPPTTAPPTTAPPTTAPPTTPPPTGPSCSATYSVIGQWQGGFQGEVRVTAGSTSISGWTVTWTFNGGQTVSQSWSATVTSSGANVTARNVSYNGSLGAGASTTFGFIGSGNSGANVSSLSCTAS; encoded by the coding sequence ATGTTCCGAAGATTGGCCCTCTGCCTGGTCATGGTGCTGGTCACGATCAGCTTCAGCGCCGTGCCGGCCCAGGCCCAGGCGGACTTCACCGTCCTGGTCTTCAGCAAGACCGCCGGGTTCCGGCACGACTCGATCCCGGCCGGCATCGCCGCCATCGAGCAGCTCGGCGCGCAGCACAACTTCACCGTCGAGACCACCGAGGACGCCGGCCAGTTCACCACCGCCAACCTGTCCCGGTTCCAGGCGGTCATCTGGCTGTCGACCACCGGAGACGTCCTCAACGCCAGCCAGCAGTCGGCGTTCGAGAGCTTCATCCGAGGCGGCGGTGGCTACGCCGGCATCCACGCGGCGGCCGACACCGAATACAACTGGCAGTGGTACGGCAACCTGGTCGGCGCGTACTTCGCCAGCCACCCGGCGAACCAGAACGCCACCGTACGGATCGAGGACAGCTCGCACCCGTCGACGGCCGGGCTGCCGACCGCGTGGAACCGCTACGACGAGTGGTACAACTACCGGACCAACCCACGCTCGGACAACCACATCCTGGCCACCGTGGACGAGAGCACGTACACCGGCGGCACGATGGGCAGCGACCACCCGATCGCGTGGTGCCGAGGCTACGACGGTGGCCGCTCCTGGTACACCGGCATGGGCCACACCAACGAGAGCTTCAGCGACGCGAACTTCCGCAGCCACGTGCTGGGCGGCATCCAGTACGCCGCACAGGGCGCCGGCAACTGCTCGACCAGCCAGACACCCCCCGGCTACAGCGAGGTCACCCTGGCCAAGGGCGTGGCCGAGGTCGGCGAGCCGATGGGCATGACGGTGCTGCCGAACCGGGGCGTGCTGCACACCTCCCGCGAAGGCACCATCCGCTACACCGACGCGGCCGGCAACACCAAGGTGGCGCTGACCATCCCGGTGTACACCCACGACGAGGAAGGGCTGCAGAGCATCGAGGCGGACCCGAACTTCGCCACCAACCGCTGGGTGTACGTGTACTACTCGCCGCCACTGAACACCCCGGGCGGCGACGCGCCGTCGACCGGCTCGGCGTCGCAGTTCGCACCGTTCAACGGCTACAACCGGCTGTCCCGCTTCACGGTCAACGCCGACCACACCCTGGACCGGTCGTCGGAGGTGACGGTCCTGCAGGTCCCGACCAGCCGGGGCATGTGCTGCCACGTCGGCGGTGACATCGACTTCGACGCGGACGGCAACCTCTACCTGTCGACCGGAGACGACACGAACCCGTTCGACTCCAGCGGCTACACGCCGATCGACGAACGGTCCAACCGCAACCCGGCGTACGACGCGCAGCGTACCGCCGGCAACAGCAACGACCTGCGGGGCAAGGTGCTGCGGATCCGGCCGAGCGCAAACGGCGGCTACACCATCCCGGCCGGCAACATGTTCCCGGCCGGCACGGCGAACACCAAGCCGGAGATCTACGCGATGGGCTTCCGCAACCCGTTCCGGATGTCCGTGGACAAGGCGACCGGCATCGTCTACCTCGGCGAGTACGGGCCGGACGCCAGCACCGCCAACCCCAACCGCGGGCCGGCAAACCACGTCGCGTTCGAACGCATCGCCCAGCCCGGCTTCTACGGCTGGCCGTACTGCTCGAACTACAACACGCCGTACATCGACTTCACGTTCCCGTCCGGCCCCTCCGGTGCCCCGTTCAACTGCTCCGGCGGGCCGGTGAACAACTCCCCGAACAACTCCGGCATCACCCAGCTGCCCCCGTCGCAGCGGGCCTGGCTGCCGTACGGTGGCGAGCAGAACCCGCCGGAGCTGTGCTGCGGCGGCCTGTCACCGATGGACGCCGTGGTCTACAACTACGACCCCTCGCTCGCCTCCGACGTGAAGTTCCCGGCGTCGATGAACGGCAAGGTGTTCATCGGCGAGTTCGGCCGACGGTGGATCAAGACGGTCACGGTCACCGGCTCCGGCGGGGTGGGCTCGATCGACCCGTTCCCGGACTACACCGGCACCCAGGTGATGGACCTGGAGTTCGGCCCGGACGGCGCCCTCTACGTGCTCGACTACGGCACCGGCTGGGGCAGCGGTGACGCCAGCTCGGCGGTGTACCGCATCGAGTACAGCTCCGGCGGTGGCCGATCGCCGATCGCCGCCGCGTCCGCCGACCCGACCACCGGTAACGCGCCGCTGACCGTGCAGTTCAGTTCGGCCGGGACCAGCGACCCGGACGGTGACGCCATCACGTACGCGTGGGACTTCACCACGGACGGCAGCACCGACTCGACGCAGCCGAACCCGTCGTACACGTACACCAGCAACGGCGAGTTCACGGCGACGCTCACAGTGCGCGACAGCACCGGCCGCAGCGCCACCGCGAGCGTGGTGATCGGGGTGGGCCGGCCGACGGTCACCCTCGACCTACCGCGCAACGGCCGGCTGTTCGAGTTCGGTGACGCCATCCCGTTCGAGGTGACGGTCACCGACCCGGACGCGTCGACGATCGACTGCAGCCGGGTGAAGGTCAACTATCTGCTCGGGCACGACAGCCACGCCCACGGCATCTCCAGCGCCACCGGCTGCTCGGGCACCCTGCAGACCACCGAGGACGGCGAACACGACCCGAACGCGAACATCTTCGGAGTCATGATCGCCGAGTACACCCCGGCGGGCGAGACCATCCCGGTGACCTCGGCGCAGACGGTGCTGCAGCCCCGGACCCGCCAGGCCGAGCACTACGGCGACCAGCAGGGCACCACGCTGGTGGAGAAGGCCTCCGCACACGGCGGGAGCGCGGTCGGCTACATCGAGAACGGCGACTGGATCTCGTTCACCCCGTACAACCTGGCCGGGGCCACGTCGTTCACCGCCCGGGTCGCCTCCGCCGGCTCCGGCGGCACCATCTCGCTGCGGACCGGCTCGGCGTCGGGACCCGTCATCGGTACGGCCACCGTGAGTCCGACCGGCGACTGGGAGACCTGGACCACCGTCACCGGCACGCTCACCCCACCCAGCGGTACGCAGAACCTGTTCCTCGTCTTCACCGGCGGCTCCAGCTACCTGTTCGACGTCGACGAGTTCACCTTCCGTGGCGGCGGCACGACCCCACCGCCGACGACGGCGCCACCGACCACGGCGCCGCCCACCACGGCCCCGCCAACGACCGCTCCACCGACCACCGCACCACCGACCACGGCCCCGCCGACGACCGCACCACCGACCACGCCGCCGCCCACCGGGCCGTCGTGTTCGGCGACGTACTCGGTGATCGGGCAGTGGCAGGGTGGCTTCCAAGGTGAGGTGCGGGTCACCGCCGGATCAACGTCGATCAGCGGCTGGACGGTCACCTGGACGTTCAACGGCGGGCAGACCGTCAGCCAGTCCTGGAGCGCCACTGTCACGTCGAGCGGTGCCAACGTGACCGCCCGCAACGTTTCCTACAACGGGTCGCTCGGCGCCGGAGCCAGTACGACGTTCGGCTTCATCGGCTCGGGCAACAGCGGAGCCAACGTGTCTTCGCTGAGCTGCACCGCAAGCTGA